The Liolophura sinensis isolate JHLJ2023 chromosome 8, CUHK_Ljap_v2, whole genome shotgun sequence sequence tcaaatatatgtgCCATTGGAAAAATTTGCTTTACCCGATCCAGCAAAACCCTTCCGCTGGTTGCGGCCGTCAAGGCATAACTCTGTTCCTTCTTAAGGAAACTACAAGATGGATACCACTGCGCATGCTCACACCACGGGTCATCGCCAGGTAGCCAGTTCCTCAAGCCGCCATTACAGTGGTGGCATTTAACACAGTCTGATATCCCTGCAAAGAATTGAAAATTCACATCAAAAAGTGTTTAGACTGAGTATGTTTTGAAATAACTTTGAAGTTTTCACTAGTTTCAAAAGATTTAAAACTGCAATTACGTCCTCGACATTGAAACGTGATTTAAATACGTTGTAAGCATATTCACCTGCATAGAAAAATCCAGCTGAAGCCATATCAACGGGGGGATGAGTTTGAGTTTTGGGCCAGTCTACGAAGGATGCTAATCTTGATTCAAGTGTAGAAAAGTTGGGAAATGCTGGATCCGTTTGGACTGAGCTTGTAAGGGACAGCTGTTCAATAGCCCTATCCAAATCTTGAATTCGATGGCGCTCCCTGGCGAATTCGCAAGACGGGTAACGGAGCAGATGCATCTCGTTGGGGACATCACCTTGCTGGAATCCACTCAGCATCCCCTGACAAAACGCACACTTCACAATGTCGCCTACTCCGGTGAAATACAAGCCAGACTGTGACAATGATTTTGGATCCACTATCTCTGGTTTTGGCCAAAATCGGTATGTCTCTTGACGATGTCTTCCTTCCTTCATTTTCACAGCAAACAATGATATCTGGTCAGCTGGCGATTCTTGGCAGAAGTCTGTTGATTGTCTGCCTTTGATAACGGCGTCATGACTATCAATGCTGACGCCTGGTGACGTCCACACACAATCACGGTTAAACTCTCCGTGTATCGGTATGTCTCCACGAGTGACGCCTCTAATAAACTCACAGTCCAGACTGCGAGCTTTGTGCTCATCTAGGGGGTTCATGCCCTTCCTCCAGTTCTCAATTGTAGCATGACACGAAAAGCAGATAACCTTATCACGTGAAAAGGTGTATGAAAATCCAGCTCGCGCGTACTCTGACGGAAATCCTTCCGCCCAGTGGGGCCATGTTATAAACGTTTTAAGACGAATCCATTCATAACACAGTGCGTCAGTTTCCGTGAATTTTGGATCGATTCTTTTTTGGttgaaataatgttccaatGAAAAGTGCTTAGAACAGGCCATGTTCGAAATCCAagcaaacaatttttaaaaaatcagtctgaaataataatataataagttGTCCGACTAACAGTCACGATTACACGATGCAGATTAGAGAACTAGAAAGCTGTTTTTCACTTGTAACGAAAGGTAATGCCCTCTTCAACTGCCACCACCTAGTTATTAATTTAGGGTTAGGACGAAAAATTTGCTTTTGAAACTGCAGCAAAAGGAATTTCCGCGTAAATAATTGTTCACGGTGAGTCCTCTGAAAGAATTCCTGCAGTATTTGAGTCCTTGAACTATAAGAAGCAAAGTAAAACGCGGACAAGCGATAGTACGACAGACTGATCCTGGAATGATTCGCCAGTCTTTCGAGATGCTTTTGGTGAACTTTTCGCCGCCTTCGCACTTCTAGCTGAACGAGAAGCCTTGGACGAAAATACGCTGACAGGCTCACTTGATTTCGTAGCAGATGCTCCGCGAAGCGTACTCGATGACGAACACAATTACTAGCGTAACACTTGGGACAGTTCAGGAGTTGGTTGCTGTCATCTACTCTAGCAGAGTCCTGATTGGCGCAGGTGCAAGCGCTGACACTCGCTGACAGGTTGCAGAAAACGGTGCTGCTGTTGCAAAGTGGTGATGTTGCCAGAACAGTTGGCACTGTCGCGTTATTTCCGAGCACCGGCAATGGATCAAGGTCTTGGCTTGCAGGCAACGATTCGCAGGATCTCTTCCGTTGTACTTGGCCTAAGAATTTTGCCTTCGGACAAACACCCGTCAAGATATCCGCACCGTTCTTCTTCAGGTTATTGGAAAGTTTAGTAGAGTTTTCCGAAATCCGGTAAGTCTCACCACACAACAAAACAGCCCAAAGACTGAACAAATGCCAATACCCAGTAACCTTCATGTCCTGTTTGAAACTTAGCCGATCCTGTCCAAACAAAACCAGATAAAACATCGCATCTGACTGTATTTTGTATCACATAAAACCACGTATTACAATTACATAACTGTGTATTACATTACCTGCATTTGTATTACAAACTTGTGAAATTTCGGTCGTATTTTCTCAGTTCTCCCCGTTTTGGAGAGATAAACTTACTGCATGAGCGGACTAGAAAGGTAAGTGTTTATTGCCTTGTAATACTCCCCATTGTATggagtatattttttatttttgatattcATTTGACTAAAGTTTGTCATTATAAGTCTATGTAGTACTTGCCTTGCCAGTCAGTATTGTTATTGTTTACTAGTGACGTATGGTCACGTTACAGGGATAGCTGCAAAAAGCATTTGTGATATACCTGCAGGGCGAGAGATATGACGCAACTGTCAGGGACGTTGTAATTCTGGTTTGTTGTGTTCGAAAAATAAACAAGTCTGTTTGAACTTGATGGGGTCTGTGAGTTTGGTGAAGCGAGTGCTCCCCAAAGAACTCCTCTTGCACTGACAGTAAGCGACGCGTGACGCGAACTGGTTGTAACAGACTCTTACTCCCACTTGTCTACACATTGTGTACCAGAGCTTGTGCATAAATCTGCACCTGCAGTCGGCGTACGTCTTACATACATGCCACCAAAAACAATCTTACTCATCCCGAGGAGGTGCCATCGGGAGTGGCTTtcataaacatacataaacataaattGATAAGCCACCAATTCACGTTTTCAGGGAGCAATGTAATTTCCATTTTTCATAAGTACGTTGATCCATCCACATCCTGACTGGAGTCGCTATAATTTTTGATTAAACTTAATTTGGAAACGAAACAAGGaggaaattttgtacacatggtGTATCTGAATACTTGAGCTAAAACcgtcaaacaaatttttaatatcTTTTCTAGTTTTAAAGATATTAGTAAATGTGAAATTTTCCAAAACTTTTGAACCATTATCATTCAGATAAGACTCAGACATGACTATTAAAAACCTCtggaatttttttaatttaaatagtAAACCATTTAGTAGGACAATAAAATTTCGAAAACGTTGACAATTGATGAAATTGgtgatttttttacaattttgtcattattttcacaaatacgATAGGTAGATAAACTTTGAAAGTGTTTTGGAAATCGGCAGGCCACTCAGAATTTTCACACACCTGTGACTAATAACTGTGGGCTACACTACGGAGTCACAATACGGAGTCACAATACGGAAGTTTAGTTCTAAAGTTCGAGTATCCTTAAATTCGATCGTTTGAGCATTTCCATGCATTAGTGCATGCATAAAATCACACAATTCCACAACTAATTACTTCCTTGATTGCACTGCACTATAAGCTCGTGAAATTTCATGAGTACGTACTTTATTGAAAGATCTCTATCCCAAACTGGCGCAATTACATAACAATATTGTGCGTACGCCTATAACGCTGGCTTACTCTCTGTTCGTAGGGTGGGAATTACGGTCTGGCAGcaaaacagacagacaatagtcgtgggtttctcccgggctctgtccagtttcctccaatcGTAtattgctggtcgccgtcgtataagtgaaatattcttgagtacagcgtaaaacaccaatcaaacaaatacactgtacataaatttattataatCACATACCCATTAATGTACTTCTTAAATGTGGTACCAGCCCACTTGCATGTCCACCGTATTTTTTAGTTCTACATTATCAGCAGATGATTGAGAAATTAAGCTGGTGATGTTAGCATTTTGACTAACTATTTTTTGCTGTTGTTCCAAACACTGTCATTGTGTCTTATACATTCACAactattttgtaaatatatatactgattaTAGGTTTCTATGAAATTTATAATGAGATTAGGATAGATTTGTTTGACAGAACCATTACGAAATATACTTAACTTATGAAAAATGAACACTGAATGATGATTAACGAAGAAGTTGaggttatatacatgtggtttatTGCCATACAGTAATGCCCAATAATACAATTCGTGCTactataataatgattaaaaCAGTGATTAATTGGACGCATGTTGAGcattgtatgtaggcctatattttgtttgtgttttttcttcaccTGTTTTCTAGGCCATTTATCAGTTTGTGTCATTGTatatacttgttttttttttttgtttttttttttacttttgtttctgtattatatTCTATGCAAAAGATTTCTGGCAGTAtaaatatattgtctttgtgtccTTGTTTCTTATGCTGTGTGACTTTGCACTGGATCTGTACCTTGTTCGTTACGGGTATTTGTGTAATGGGGGTCATTTATACCGTGAGACCTTAGCCGAGATTTCAGAGTGGAAATACCTATCACGCAGTGTCCTCTTTTATGGCTCTTTGGTATCGTTTCGTTCGCAACACCATGCGTGTCTGCAGTTTTAGTTAAAAGTTTTCGTAGtcgtatatattatatatttatgtatgttaatTTCAGGCTGAGCGTTTATCATACTTATGTTTTTCTGTAATAAGTATCACTCGTTATAATGCGATATAGCTGAACATTATTTTGTTCAATTGCTCACTATAAAATTTTATGTTTCCTCCAGGATGTTATATTACATTAGACTCGTCACTTATATGCTTGTATATGTTGTTTCATCATGCTTTAGTGTAggcagtgggaaggtctgtctgttAAGGTCAGTCAGTTAATACGGAAAGTACGGAGGTGTTGGGGAAAACCCAGTAAATAGATCTAACTGATTGTCAAAGTAGGCTTAATTCACGCTAGCTGTGGTGTAATACCCATCGGTCCTCGCCTATCATGGTCTAACATAGGCCTATTTATCGTATGCTGCATTTATAGGCCCACTGTATGTggggaaaatacatgtattcaccctTTCATTGGTCAAGACAATGTGCTTCAGTGATACTTATATTTTTGGTATGTGTAAAACATCGTCCTGAAGAAATTCCGTTTACACTATACAACGATCAGCTAATTGATGTGGCAGAAATGGAGTGCCCTGAGTTGGCGTAAAGCATCAACGTTTGTCAATCACCATAAGCCAAAGTTCTGATTTACAGCCTCAGCCACACAACGtgtagcctatatatatatatatatatatatatatatatatatatatatatatatatatatatatatatatatatatataaagccctgggtatttttatgttttatattctATATTTGGTCAGGCGATAGACGCCCAAACATACTCATACAggtttagtatatatatatatatatatatatatatatatatatatatatatatatatatatatatactaaaccTGTATGAGTATGTTTGGTCGTCTATCGCCTGACCAAATATagaatataaaacataaaaatctaaTCAACACTTAAGATTCACTTTACCGTATATTTTTCACAGTAGAAAATCTAATGTAGGCATGTAAAGGAACCATGTCACCTGAAACCATCCATTTCTGAGGAAAAGCCGCAGGCAGAGCTAGGCTAAATTGTGACGGACATTTTAGTATTTCCAAATTAGGCCTATTCCTCGAGAAAATCATTGAAGTTCACTCATCTTATTACAGATTTGCTTACTTTACTATATATAAGTTTACATCGTTTACTTACCTGGAAACCTTTCCACGGAGAACATCGGTATGACTATCCATTCACAAAATGGGGCCTACTGTGTACCTTCTACGTCGATAAAGCACTACCCTGCATACAACAgagaggtatatatatatatatatatatatatatatatatatatatatatatatatatatatatatatatatatatatatacgtctgGGTAACGTCAGAAATATAAACTGTGTATTCCACTTCTCCGCAGCAGAAAACGAATGCCATAGGCGTACAAGTGGTGGGGCGGGGGGGAGTCAACCGGGGATTTCCGGCTAAAAGGGGTTTTCCGTGCACCTTGGCTtgaccgcaaattgttggactCAATCAGATCGTATCTTACAAACCTGGCTGTTTCGTCCAATCACAGCAGCTCTTACTCAGGCACTCGGGTCGATCAGTGgcacatgtaacttcagttcaatgGAAGGTGTTGCTACCTCAGCTGATGTAAGCTCacttatttttactattttttaagtaaaaatttatacGCGTCATAATTAATCCAAACAGTGCTCGCCAATCTGTGAATTACGCTTGCCAGTCTGTGCCATTTGAGTTCAGCAGTGTACAATGTGGGCTAATTACAACAGCGCAAACTgtcaaagttgttgttgtgctctTTATTTTAGCAATGTTAGTGCATCACGTACTCCTCCTCAGTATTTAATAAGCCCAACTTAGTAGTTGCAAACGTAAGGTTGGTGGTAGCTCTATGTGGCTAGGTTTGtgtagaaatatatgtaagcatttactttCCCCGCACTCTTTGGTTCTCAGTGTGCTATCTTCAACACACTGGTGTTGTCCACAGTTAGCCCGAGACCTCGGTCTAAGagtggcttatatatactggaCCGCTAGCCATCAATTTGCTGTCAATCCATACTGCTGCTACATTatgcggccattttgttttagatacgaaagggtggtcacgtgatcCCCAACTTCCGACCCCTCTCACAGAATACCAATGACGCTAATGTAAGATAAGGAGTTGGGAGTATTTCGGGGTTACATGTTCGCCTACTTAATTCTGTTTCCCCCTAACTACCGCTAAGTTTTCTCTTCTTCAGTTTTGATGACCAGTGAGCAAACAGTTGTGTTTCTCATTTAGATAATTGTCTTAATGTGTTCATACAAACTGACGGAAGATACGTCTTCTTAGGGAGAAGGGGAACATTTTGATGTATGACATTTCTACTCTCATCGCAGAGtattgtaaacattttcttgttgttgttggcctACGTAACCTTGGCGTTAGGTACCACCTAAACTGTGGCCGATACTCTCCAACAGTCCAAGTGGTCCagcaataagtaaataattaaatcatgtACCCTAGGCGGCACTGAAATTACCGCTAGCaaagctgtatacatatatgtgtgtgtgtgtgtgtgtgtgtgtgtaggtaaATGAAGCTGTAGGACCTACATGTTGTTTACCGTTTTGAATAGCCTAGTGATAAGGCTCACTGAGGAACGGTCTGATATCAGGGTGACTGTGGAGATTCCTGCTAAAGTGTTACGTGATTGGTTGGCTGACAGTCAGTAGTGTTACCAGTGCACATATCTAAGCTCCCTTCTTCAAATGCAGAAACGTGAGAGACTAAACGACGCTTCCGGTAAACCTTCTGTGGATATTTTTCTTTGCGCACAAGTGAAACCAAGTTGAATATTTTCTTGGAAAGTTTTGTATGTTCTGAGAGGTAAAATGGTGAATATACTCAACGACACCGGAAGGAAACGGGAATTCCCGATTCAAGCGTAGGGTGGACAGCaaattgtttgaaaaattgctCGAATTGTGTACAGGTGCAAGGGTAGTTTGGATGCATGGCGATTTGGTTGGTAGACCTTTGCTAAGGCGATCTTCTCGGGCAGAATGACATAAAATTGACGAGGAAATCTCCCAGATTACAACATTCCAAGATCGATGTGTAACAGGAACTTCAAATTTAGAATGACGTACGCTTTGCACGAGACTGTGCAGCCTCTGTCGATTCTGCACTTTTCCACTTGCTTAGACTGTAAATAAGggtgggtacatgtaactggggaGTTCTGAAGACTAGGGTAATATTTACCGGTTGATTTCCACGATTGGGGATTCAATTGGTTCAGGTAGTGTCTGCATTGAATGATATATGTTGTCCGGGAACTTGCAGAAGTTTATCGATCAGGTCGCGTATGAAAGGTTTGACACATTGAACATACAGAACTGTATGTGAAAACGCCAAAATGGTGATTCTTAAGTGCGGCAGCCGTGCCCAGGCCTGTAGGCGTGGGGTAGAAAGTACCCCAAAACTAATTTTATCGGTCACATTGCATATGAGGATGAAAGTCATTTTATACATTCCTTGGGAAAACCTGATCACTGAAAGCTAATTCTTAAGTTCCCAGCTCATGCACTAAACCACATAAGAACAGTCTAATTAACGCTAATTATGACTTAATTATCAAATTGTCTTGAGGAATGTATAAAAAAAGTTTCGTCCTTGTTCTCATTTCTGACCGATTGTCTTGTTTTAAGGTAATTTAGCCCAAATATTGACCTTTGACTCGTTCTCAAATTGTTTCTAGTGTGGAGTTGGAAATTAGGAATTACCATTTTATAATAAGCACGTCTAAAAGAgtcttttgataaaaaaaaatatcctcgTACAAGATATGACCGATAAGTCATTATGAGCGTTAATTAAACCGTTCCTAAATGGCTAGTGCATGAGCTGGGAATTAAAGAATTAGATTTTAGTAATCAGGTTGTCATAATGAATGTATAAAATGAGTTTCATCCTCTTATGCGATCGTGACCATAAACTTAGTTTTGAGGTACTTTCCACCCAACCCGTaaagggggtggggtggaaaCTTAAGAACCACCATTTTAGCATTTTCCCACATGGTTCTGTATGTTCATTGTGTCAAACTTTTCGTACGCAACCTGATTGATATACTAGTGTTATATTGTAGCTCACGGGCACATAAGATATGGAGCAGTTAGATATGGTCCATGTTCTTCATGTGTTTAGTAACACAAGTGGTACCTGAACCCACTGGCAACATAGAGAGGAAAACTGGGTTAATGATGTGTCTGTTTTGGGTAATTGTAGAGTTATAGGTTTTATAGTCAGTATGTTAAGTACTGACATAGCACAGCACACCTCTACATGAACTCACTGAAAGcccctaataccccagtgggttcatgtttgaTACTGAGATAGCATAATACACCTCTACATGGACTCACTGAAAGCCCCTAATACCCGAGTGGGTTCATGTTTGATACTGAGATAGCATAATACACCTCTACATGGACTCACTGAAAGCctctaataccccagtgggttcatagCTATTAACACAAGGCCCCATTGGGGTATCATGGAGTTAGTTcatgtcagtattaaacatgaacccactggggtattaagGAGTGACAATGAGTCAATGCAGCGGTGTACTGTACTATGTCAGtatgtaagggtaccactaccggagagtaaagatgagaagcAACTGGTTTGGTTAAATCTCAGATGAGCGATAGCCCtcacacaagatcaaacaaagaaacacgaagacacttaaataagttcaatacatatatttgaacaaaatagacaaacaatacaactgacaatgtacaaaacaatactgctaattacaaaaatatatggtCTCTCACTGATGACTGCATCCAAATCCAGATGGATTATTCCGGCTTCCAAGGGCAAGTCAGTCCAGGtgaatatagaatccacagttaagtggacatgagtaaatgactgcAAGCTTCACAACTCCGCTAATATTTGTGGATTAATGCAAAGAAAATtatggatggtttgatcgtaaacatgtttacagcactgatacatatttccagaatgtatactctATATACAATGGCATTAAACTCATAAAGACTGAAGCCTCCAGGATGCTCGTCTCAATTACAGCGCAGTCGGTAACctacacagaaaaaaagtaGGTCAGACACTCCctcaagaacaaataaaaaaaaacctaatacaatatttaaagactgTGTTCGTATACCTTCACCCCCACACCCCTAAAGAAAGTCAACTGTACATAAGTATGGTGATTTTTGCAATcactaaatataacacatatacaataataacaaaatgtttttacggatatatgcacatacacgcagaaatatacaaaatacacCTACACAAATGTCAGTCACACTCTGAACAGCATATCAGCCATGTTATCCTTACCAGCAATATATACAATTTCTAGAGCATAAGGCTGTGAAGTCAAACACCATTGTGATAATTTCTGATTTTTGTTATTAAACTTCTCTAAGAACACCAAAGCGTTGTGTTCAGTATACACAGTGACATTACCAGAACAACTGGTCAAATACGCTTCGAAATGCTGTACAGCCAGCACAAGGCTTAGTGCCTCCTTCTGTATGGTGGAATAATTCTTTTGATGTTTATGTAACTCCCTAGAGAAGTAACTAACAATCTGTTCTGTCCTCTCCTCTCCTTCCTGGAGCAAAACAGCTCCAGCTTTACTGTCAGTAGCGTCCATTGCCATCTTATAAGGATAGCTGAAATTTGGCGCTTTCAAAATTGGAGGCTTAGATATAATGGCCTTAAACCTATCAAGAGCTGACTGACAACTATCTGTCCATATAAACCTGACATTCTTTTTAAGCAACTGAGTTTTATGAAGCAGCAACATCCCTAAAATTGGGCACAAACTTGCGGTAAAAACCACACACTTCAAGCACTTTAAGAATGTCTTTCTTAAAAGTAGGCACTGGTAAATCCAGTATGGCTTGGACTTAAGCTGAACGAGGTATGTCATTTTGTCCTTGGGCAAATTCCGTCTTCTTAAGATTAATCACTAAACGTAATGAAGACAATCTAGACAATATTGTCTCCAGatgtttacaatgttctttCCCTGTGTCACTCACAATAAGAACGCCATCTACATAGGCTGCAGAGAATTCCAGCTCTTCTACAGTCTTATTGACTAACCTCTGAAACGTTGTTGCACTAGTTTTCATGCCAAATGGCATGACAAGAAACTGATAAAGCCCTGAAGGAGTAGCAAAGGCAGATATCTCCTTAGCCCTATCTGTTAACAGTACCTGCCAGTAACCCTTAAGAAGATCAAGCTTGGTAATAAACCTGGCATTTCCTACTGTATCAGTGGAATCCTCAGTACAGGGAAAGGGATAAGAATCCGTCTTGGTTACAGCATTAACCTTTCTGAAA is a genomic window containing:
- the LOC135472205 gene encoding baculoviral IAP repeat-containing protein 7-B-like, with translation MACSKHFSLEHYFNQKRIDPKFTETDALCYEWIRLKTFITWPHWAEGFPSEYARAGFSYTFSRDKVICFSCHATIENWRKGMNPLDEHKARSLDCEFIRGVTRGDIPIHGEFNRDCVWTSPGVSIDSHDAVIKGRQSTDFCQESPADQISLFAVKMKEGRHRQETYRFWPKPEIVDPKSLSQSGLYFTGVGDIVKCAFCQGMLSGFQQGDVPNEMHLLRYPSCEFARERHRIQDLDRAIEQLSLTSSVQTDPAFPNFSTLESRLASFVDWPKTQTHPPVDMASAGFFYAGISDCVKCHHCNGGLRNWLPGDDPWCEHAQWYPSCSFLKKEQSYALTAATSGRVLLDRKTSLSTNAPVTNRLSWNTADRKHRPAVVQDASAACPTVSPHVDVSEAPRDIGSSKQEKIDDTDAERQEMMSLVEENRELMEKTMCKICLTEKCQLTFLPCGHLVTCLTCGPKLRKCPICRATIKGRVRIYMA